The sequence below is a genomic window from Providencia rettgeri.
CAAATGGTATCGTTCCATTTGATGGTAAACGTTGGTCGCTGGCAAATACCGAATTTGGTTATGCCGAACACGCTGAAATTTATAGCGATGTGAAAAATGATAATTAAAGGCCAATTGAGCAAAGAGCAATTTGCAGAAATGCAAAAAGCGTTAAAAAACCTTGAATTACCAGAAAAGAAAAAACAGCGTTTTTTATGGCGCATGGCGAAACATGGCGTAATTGCATCAGCAAAACGAAATGTTAAAAATCAACAATCGCCTGATGGTCAAGCTTGGAAAAAAAGGCAAAGTAATTATAAGAAAAAAATGCTTCGTAATATGCCTAAGTTATTACATATCAGGGAAATGCCAGAAAAAGAAGCCGTTAGGATTTATTTACAAGGTGGTCATTATCGTAATGGTAAAAAACCTGTTCCTGCTGGTGTAGTTGGTTATGCACAGCAAAATGGAATGAGCATGAGCCGAAGAAAAAGAGACTCAGAGCAAGAAAATAAATCAAAACCGACGGATAAAGATAGAAGAGCAACTATCAAACAAGCTAAAAAATTACGGGAGCTTGGTTATCAGGAAACCAAAGGAAAACGAATTAAAAAACCATCAGTTAAAGATATCACAACAAATATGTCTTTTATAAAAGCAGGTGGAATAATTCGAACGTTAAGTAAAAAAACAGCCAAAACATTTTGGACTATTGAAGTACCTTCACGTGTTTTCCTCGGCATGAGCGACAGCGATTTTAAAAAGGCACTCGCAAGGCAGTTACAAGGGATTGGATTTGGCGCTGATGTTAAAGCGCAGGATATTAAATAAAAGGACTTAACTATGTGGCCTAACATTCAGGTTAATCAAGTCAATCAGTTACAAGGCGAAACCAAAGAAATTGAGCGTGTTTTGCTGTTTGTGGGCAAAGGGAAGAGCCATATTGGTGAAACCTTACCTGTTAATACTCAAACTGATTTAGATACATTATTGGGGGTAGAAAATAGCCCTTTAAAGTCGAATATCAAGGCAGCAATGGCGAATGCTGGGCAGAATTGGTTTGGTTATGTTCACGTCTTGCCCGAGAGCGCAGCCGAAACCGATTTTGTTGATGCGGTAATGAAAGCGCAATCTGTTGCCAGTGTTGAGGGCTATGTCTATATCGGTGATGCCACCAAAGCAACAATTAAAGCTGCGCAAACACTCCGCGCCAATTTAATGGCGAAGTTTGGGCGCTGGACATGGGCAATTCTTTCTGTCGCAGGGTTACAAGCGAAAGAAACATGGCAGCTAGCATTAACCCGCCTTGGTGAACTCCAAAAAGGCGAAGCGGTTGAATCTATTCAATTAGTGCCCACGTTTTGGGGAAATGAAGCGGGAGTATTGGCGGGTCGTTTATGTAATCGTGCGGTTACCATTGCCGATAGCCCGGCTCGGGTAAAAACAGGCGCTCTGCTTGATTTAGGCAGCGTTGATAAACCCAAAGACGATAGCGGTGTGGAAATTGACTTAGCCACCTTGCAAGCGTTGGAAAAACTCCGTTATAGCGTGCCAATGTGGTACCCCGACTATGACGGCATGTATTGGTCAGATGGTCGAACCTTAGATGTTGAGGGCGGCGATTTTCAAGCAATTGAAAACCTGCGTATTGTTGATAAAGTCGCGCGTCGCGTTCGCTTACAAGCTATTGCAAAAATTGCAGACCGTAGCTTAAACAGTACACCAAACAGCATTGAAACCCACAAATCGTATTTTGCTCGCACTATGCGTGAAATGTCACGTAGTGCAGAAATCAACGGTGTCACGTTCCCCGGTGAATGTAAACCGCCACAAGACAATGACGTCGTGATTGTGTGGAAAACCAAAAATACCGTTGAAATTTATATCACAGTAAGAACGTATGAATGTCCGAAAGGAATTACGGTCAGTATCTTACTGGATGCTAGCTTGGAGAGCGCATAATGAGCCAACGTTTATCTGGTCAATCCTTTGACTTTAATATTGATGGTGACTTAATTCACGTCGAAAAAGTGAGCCTATCCATTACTGATAATACCGCAGCCGCGCAAACCAAAGGTATGCCCGACGGTTTTGTCGCGGGTGATGTGAGCGCAGAGGGTGAAATCGAAATTAGTACAAAATATTTTGAGATTATCGTCGCAAAAGCGCGGGCGGCAGGCTCATGGCGTGGGATTAAGCCAATGGATTTCCTTTGGTACGCCAAGGCAGGCAATGAAGAAATGAAAGTCGAATCATTCGGCAATAAATTGATTTTGACTGATATTTTAGATACCGATCCCAAAGGTGGCGCACTCACTACTCACAAAATTAAATATCTGGTTACGAGTCCTGATTTTGTGCGTATTAAAGGCATTCCTTATTTGGAATCTGAGTTAACTCAAACCCTTATCGGATAATAGGGATAATTTGTTCATGGAAGAACACGAAAAAACATTTATTACAATGGTTATTATCGGGGCGCTAATTAGCATTGGTCAAATGCTAACAGGGGCTGAGCCCATTACGATTAAGTTATTTGTGAGTCGGGTGATTTTAGGGGCGGCAACCTCTGTCGCTGCTGCTGCACTTTTAATTTGGATCCCCGACCTTTCACCGCTTGCCCTTGTTGGGTGTGCGTCTGCATTAGGGATTGCCGGATATCAAGCGGTTGAAATGTGGATTAGAAAACGTGGAAGCGCACTGTTAAAAGGGAAATTTAAGCAATGAGCAAATTACCACCAAGAGGCATTCGTAACAATAACCCCGGTAATATCCGCCACGGTGATAAATGGCGAGGTTTACACCCTGAGCAAACAGATAAATCATTTTGCCGATTTATCGCACCGGAATGGGGGTATCGGGCGCTGTTTATTTTAATGCGTACCTATGAGCGAAAACACAAGATTTGCTCTATTCGTGAAATTATTAACCGTTATGCACCGCCAGTGGAAAATAACACGGAGGCCTATATTCAGCGGGTCGCAAAAGAGTTAGGGGTTAGTCCTGATGATTGCTTATCTGTTATGCAAAAAGACGTTTTGTTTGCTTTAGCGGATGCCATTACTCGTGTCGAAAATGCGGGGCAGCAACCTTGGGGCATTGCCGAATTCGAAAAAGGATATGCATTAATATGACAAAACAACTCGCGCTGATAATTGCTTTATTGGCCTGTGCCTTTGGCGCGGGTTGGAAAGTCAACGGCTTATATCACGATAGCATTGAGCTAACCGCAAGTAGGACAGCAGCAAAAATCAAAGGGGATATTGAAAAAATATCAAGTGAGTCCGGTCAAAAGCTGGAAGAACAATTGGAGGGGATTGCCAATGCTGCCCCCAGAGAAATACGCACTGAAATTATTAAGCCTGTGTTTACTAACGTTTGTGTTAGTGATGAGTTTGTCAGCATGTACAACCAAACCGCAGAAAATATCGAGCGTGAGTTATCAGGAAAACCTGTTAAAAAAATGCTCGACGGACATTCCGAGACTCGCGGGAACAACAGGCCGTGATATCTCAGAGCCATTAGAAAAAATGGCTATTTTATACGGTCAATGTGCCGCACGGCACAACCAATTAACGGACGAAATCAGAAAGAGAAAGGAACTATCTCATGACTAAAAAAATTATTACGTTAACTATCAATGAAAAAGACGTTAGCTTTGAGCCAAATATCACGGCTTATAATGGCATGATTAACGATATGTCGATGGACAATAAAGTTGCCCCGCTCACCACTTATTTAAAACGCATTGTCACCGCTGAAAGCAAAGAATATTTAGACGAATTACTCAGCTTTCCCGGGGCTGCCGCACAACTTGCCGAAGCAGTAAACAAAGAATACGCGCCAAAACTGGAAATTAGCGTAAAAAACTAAAAAACCGTGTTCGTGCAATTGAGCGTAATGAGTTAGAGCAAATCATTGCGCTCAGAAAACACTACTTACCTCATGAGCCGGACACGGAAGAAAATATCGCTACTGCAATCTGGTTAGATAACCGTCACTGGGAAAACACGCAAATTGCAGTCGCAAACGGAATTGTATTAGCGTTTAAAGGTGACTCATGAGCGAGTTAGATTTTACTCTCAGCCTTATCGACAATATCACAAAGCCTATTCGACAAGTGCAATCGGCTGTCTCTAATTTTGCTAGAGATAGCCAAGTCGCCTTTGGTAAAATTGCTGTAGGCGGTGCAGGTCTTGCCGGGGCGTTCTGGTCTATTAAAAGCATTCTTGACCCTGCCATTGAAATGAATGACGCCATGATGAGTGCATCATTACAGGGTATTGATGATGGCATTATGTCTAAAGTGTCTAAAGACGCCCTGAAATTCGCATCCCAATACGGAAAATCATCCATTGATTTTGTCAATTCCACTACGGCAATCAGCAAAGCCATTAACAATGTCACGCAGCAAGATTTGCCGCAATTAACCCGTATTACCAATACGACAGCCGCGGCATTAAAAACTACATCAACCGAAGCCACCGAATATATGGGGCAAATGTTTAACCAGTTTGAGAGCCAAGCAAATGCCGTTGGGCATGTTAAATTTGCCGAAGATTTGGCAGGTAAGGCCGTGTATATGTCAAAAGCCTTTGGCGTATCGATGGCTGAAATAACAGGTTTGATGGAGGGCGCAAAAAATGCAGGTACGCAATTTGGCGTCGGGATTGATGAGCAGCTTGCGGTATTGGGTGAACTGCAAAGAACGCTAGGCGGTGAGTCGTCGGGAGCGTATGAAGCATTCCTTAAAACAGCTACCGATAGCGGTAAAAAACTCGGCCTGTCATTCGTCAATGCGTCAGGCCAGATGTTATCCATGCCTGAAATGTTGGATAAATTACAGGCTAAATATGGCGCAAGCATTGAGGGCAATTTAAAAGCCCAGAAAGAAATTGAAGCGGCCTTCGGTGATTCTGCCGTCGTGGTCAAACAACTTTATGGCAATGTTGATATTTTGCGTAAAAATATTGGTTTCTTAGGTGCCAGTGATGGAATGAAACGCACCACGGAGCAAGCCGCAAAATTAGCCAATCCGTGGGAACGGCTTATGTCTATTTGGCAATCTATCCGTATCGCCATTGGTATGACGTTATTACCTGTCATTACCCCATTAATCGATAAACTCGCGGAAGGCGGTCAAACCCTTGTGCGTTGGTTTACGTTATTCCCTAATATCGCGCGGTGGGTAGGTTATTTGGTGACAGGGATTGTTGGCATAGCTGCCGCAGGGGCGATAGCAAATATTGTATTGGGTATTTCTAAATTTATTTGGGCAGGATTAACTGCTATTTGGAAAATCAGCCTAGCCACGTTGAAATTAATCCCCGGTGCTGTTTGGTTAAGTAATGTAGCCATGAAAGCATGGAACGGCACAATGAACTACTTGCGTCGTACATTAATTGCATTACGGCTTGTTACTGTCACTACGGGTGGCGCTATTAGCTTTATGACATGGCCTATGCTGTTAGTCGTAGGCGCTATCGCCCTACTCGCTTACGGCATCTATAAACTTATTAAACATTGGGATGCAGTAAAAGCCGCAGTAATGAACACGACAGCGTTTAAAGTGGTGGCGATAGCTGTTCGTATGGTTGGATTAGTTGCCGCACAAGCGTGGGAATGGATGGCACAAAAATGGCAAGAATTTAAAGATTATTTCGGTGATACCTTAGTTTTCAAAACCATTATTGCCATGTCTGAATTAATTAACCAAGCGTTTAATACCGCATGGAATGCCATTGCAGATGGTTGGGCGGCACTTTGGGGCGCATTTGAAAACTTCTCACTAATTGACACATTCAACAGTATGATTGAGGGTGTCGTTAAGCTGTTCTTTGACGCATGGGAAACTATCGAATCATCCTTTGCTAAAACATTTAACGGCATTATCGACCTGTTAAATTACTTGCCGGGCGTCAATATTGAAACCAAAGCCACAGGAACCGTTGACGGCTCACCCGCTCCAGCAGGCGCGGCAGGTTTATTAGTCGGTGGGCAACTTAGTGGTGTAGAGAAAGGCGGCATTAGTCGGCAAATCAGCAATAACCGAACCCAATCGATTGATAACAGCAAGCGATACGATACAGTAAATATCAATGTGACAAACGGAATGTCACCAACGGATTTAGCGGAATGGACTGCGCTTGATAATGGATAATTTACTCTACATTGATTTATTAATTACAAACCGAGATTTGACATTAAACTCCGGCAATGAGCCGGAGTTATGCAATAACCGTCAATCAATCACCCAAGATGTGGCACACCGCATTATTGAAAGCGGACTCGCCACCCAATTAGTGGCGGAGCGTAGCCCAACATTACGCGCAGACATTCGCACGCAAATGGAAATCTTGGTTGAAAGTGATGAACGGTTAGTTCCGGGTACCGTTGTGATTGATGAAGAAAATACTAAGCGACTTTGGGTAACCGCAGATACTTATGATTTTGGCCGTATCAATTTAGGGGTGAATTATGAACAGTAAAAACATTCCTGAAATTGATTATGAACAGGCTTTACGTGATAGCGGGATGCCTGTCTCAGAGGAAGAAATTAGCGACAAATTTGCAGAAATTGTCCACGATGAGGGCTTTGTTACTAACACCTCGGACATGTCACCGTTTTGGCGCTTGATTAATACCATTGTAACAAAGCCTGTTCGCTGGCTCACGGAAGCATTAATTAATGTCACCTTGAAAAATATGTATTTAGCCACCGCATCAGGGCAATGGCTAGATATGTTTGCATGGGGCGTCAATTTAACGCGCAAGCCTGCTACCGAAGCAAAAGGTGTTATTCGTTTTTATCGTGCCGCAGGTGCGGGAACGGTCACCATTCCAGCCGGAACCATTGTGCAAACAGAACGCATCAACGGAATTATTTACAGTATGAAAACCGTTGAAACGAAAGCGATAAATACCGATAGCGCATTAGTGCCGGTTATCGCTGAAAATGCCGGAGGGGCTTACAATCTTGCTCCTGGTTATTTTCGTATTTTACCCGTGGCGATAGCAGGTATTGAGCGCGTTCAAAGTGAAGAAAATTGGTTATTAGTTCCGGGTGCGAATGCCGAAAGTGACAATGATTTGCGTGACCGCTGCCGCAACCAATATAACTTAGTCGGTCAATATCACACTGACGCCGTATATCGCGGCATGATTGCAAATGTTGTCGGCTTAAGCATTGACCGCATTTTCTTTTTGCATGATGCGCCGCGCGGGGCGGGAACCGCTAACGCCTATTTATTATTAGACAGCGGTGTCACCAGTCAGCCATTTATCGACAAAGTGAATGATTATATTAATGCACAAGGCCACCACGGACACGGTGATGATATGCGGTGCTTTCCCATGCCAGAAACACAGCACGTATTAAAAGTGACTTTATTTGTGCAAAGCGTGGAAAACTTCACGGCTGAGGAACTGCAAAAACTTAAACAAGATACGGGTGATTTGGTGCGCTGTGCCTTTCGGGAGAACACCAATTATGACGTTAAAAAAACATGGCCATATTCGCGTTTTTCATTCTCAAATTTAGGTCGTGAGCTACATAAACAGTTTTCCGTCTTGGATTCTATTGTGTTTAGCATTCCCGATATTGTCAGTGATTTAAGCGTCCCACGTCTAAAATCGCTCACGATAGAGGTGCAAAATGCCCGAGTTTAAAGAACGATTAAAGCGACTGCAGTTACCGTCATGGATGAACCAAGGCGAACTCGCCACTTTATTACGGTCAGCTAAGCGATTTTGGGAAATTGTTTATAGCTGGTTAACGTGGCCTTTGGCGCAGTTAGACCCCGACACATGCACTGAGCCATTATTAAACTTGTTGGCCTATCAGCGAGATATCCACCGCTTTAATAATGAACCGTTGGATTTATACCGTAAGCGCGTGAAATATGCGTTTATTAACGCAAAAGACTCCGGCAGCGTCGCGGGGTTTATTGAGATATTTAAACGCCTTGGCGTCGGCTATGTCGAAATTAATGAGCGACAACCGGATATTGATTGGGATGTCATTATTTTACGGGTCAGTGATGGGCAAATTGCGAATAACCCTGATTTGTTGTTGCAAATTATCCGTCAGTACGGGCGAACCTGCCGCCGCTATCGCTTTGAGGTCATGGCAGTACATGAATTAGGAATGCGCGTAGGCTTTGTTGAGGCCGATTATATTTGCTATTACGCCATACTGCCAAATCAGCCGTTATTTATTCGAATTGGACAAATTACCGCGTCAAATGAAACCTTTGGCGCATCATTAATGTAAAGGACTACATTCATGGCATCAGTTATTACTTTAGCTTTCGAAAATTGGAAAGCCCAAGAAGCGGCAAGCGGTAAGGCCGTGTTGTTGGATGAATTCGTGTTCGCTAATGTGCCGAATTTAGACCCGACACAACCAATTGACCGAAATGAAAAATTACCCCCTGCAAATCAAATTGTTCACCGTCAAGCGGTCAATAAAGCAGGTTTAGCCAGTGAAAATGCCGTGGCCTACAGCGTCACGATGGGTGCGGATGTCGGTAACTTTGATTTCAACTGGATAGGCTTATTAAATAAAGCGTCTGGCACCGTGGCCATGATTACTCATGCGCCAACCCAAAAAAAGCTAAAAAATCAAAACGGGCAGCAAGGGAACGTATTAACCCGCTCATTTATCTTGGAATTCCAAGGCGCAGCGGAAGAAACCCAAATCAAAACCAGTGCGGAAACGTGGCAAATTGATTTCACTGCGCGTTTATCTGGCATTGATGAAATGCAGCGCCTGATAAATTTAGATAGCTACGGTGCAGCTGCTTTTTTTGATGAAAGTTTTGAAGTGACTCGCAGTGGAGAACAATTCACCGTCAAAAAAGGCCTAGGCTATATCGGCGGCTTACGCGGTGAGCTGACACAAAACCAAATTTTAAATGGCTTACGTAATACAAAGGTATATGCCGATTTCAGCTATCAAGGAAATATTGTTAGTCAATGGAATACGGTTGTTAAAATTACAGCGGCGGCAACATTGAATAATTATGTTGATGCGGCTGGATTTACTCACCAAGTATTTGCTATTGCGAGTATTGACGCGTCAGGGAATGTAAAAGATTTACGCCCAATGGGTGCATTAAGTAGCCAAGAAATTAGCGCGTTAGAAACTCGTTTTAAGCTTGATTTAAGTAAAAAAATTGATAAAGCCAATATTTCAAGCCAGAAAGGCAACGATAACGACAAAGTGCCTAGTCTTGACCTTTTAACAACTGAAGTTGGTAAGTTGCAACCTAAAGGTGATTATGCAACAAACGAAAGCGTCGACAAGAAACTGACTAGCAAGGTATCAACAAGCAGCATTACTCAAGAAACGGGCGGGTATATAACCTATGTTATGAGCCAGTCAGCGGTTACTCGAGAGCTTAATAAAAAATTTGAGACTGAAAATGTCTCAACTGTAAAGGGTAATGATGCTCAAAAAGTGCCCAGCCTTAGCTTATTTACATCTGAATTAGATAAGAAACTTGATAAGTCAGGTGGAGAAATAACAGGAAAAACCACTGTTGTAGGCGCATCATCCCCATTTTCATTACAAAAATTCGCATCTACGCAAGCTCTAATCTTGGCATTTTTAGATAACGAAGGAAATAGACAGGGTTATGTAGGGTTGCCGGGTACGGGAAATGAATTTGCTCTCGTTAATTCTATTACAGGGAAACCACTATCACTAGGTGCTGATGGGGGGCTTAGATATGATGGGTTAAAAGTACTAACAAGTGACTACCTTCCAAAGCGTTCTTTCAATGAAAATGACTCAATCAGAATTCCTGATGAGCCGGGAGGGCTAATAGTTCAGTGGGGAAAAAACACCGGTGAACGAATAAATTTTCCTATCCAATTTCCAAACAAGTGCCTTTGGATGATTCAAGTTCCTAATGTTGATGTTAATGAACCGCATGGCCTTGTGTGGCATGCAGTGAAAAGCTTTGATAAGTCGGGTTTCATTAGATACACAAGCACAACGATTGTAACAACTTCATGTTATTTCTTAGCGATAGGTTTTTAAAATGGATACGATATTTGAAGGTAGAGAGCCAGTTATCGATGGGCGTGTATATTTCAGCGCAAGCACGCTAAGTTTTTTTTTAAAACAAATGATTGATGATGGGAGTTATGAGTGTATTCCCGATGATGCGGTACTTTTGACTGATGCTGAAAAAGATAAATACTTCAAACAGTCACCGCCTGAAAATAAAGTTTTGGGTGCTAAAAAAGGTAAGCCTGTATGGGTTGATATTATTATTACAGCAGAGCAATTGATTGCAATTGCTGAGCAGAAAAAAAAGGCTCTGCTTGTCGATGCCGCAAGTGCGATTGCACCGCTGCAAGATGCTGTTGATTTAGGTATAGCAACAGATAAAGAAACATCATCACTAAACGTCTGGAAAACTTACCGTGTGGATTTAAACCGAGTTGATACAACAACCGCACCGGATATCGAATGGCCAGTGAAACCTTAGTCCACCCAAGGTGGCGTAAATCATTGATGAAAATGTCCCCGACTATGTCGGGGTTAACCTGTTCGATGGTACCAGCACATCCGTTTATTTATGGGCTTGGGCAAAAAACAGATACAGGCAGCTATTTAAGCCCAACCAACGCAATCAAGCATATTGCAAAAAAATTGGCAGGTACTGCAGAAACAGAAATTACGGTTATGATGGTCTGTGCAAAAACGCAAACGGAATTTATGGGATTGCTGCAGCAATTTTCGACCGTGTTCCCATTGCCCGTTTTCTCGCAAGTGGAACGCATGGCAAAAACAGCGGAATCACTGCAGATAACAAAAATGCAGTTACCGGGCAAGCAACTAGGCGGTTTACCCAACCCACAGGCACTATCAACATCAAGCAGCCGTGATACTATTAACGCTCAGTTGATAGAACAAGCCAAAAATAGCGCAGGCAGTGCAAGCGGTATCGATGCCATGAAATCCGCGATGTCTGGCTTTAAATCAGCCAGAGAGAATGCACTCAAAGACATTGGTAATAAACTGACTGATTTACTTGGAAAATCGGTAGTTATTTGGAGTTTTACGGGCAAAGGCACAGGCGATTATTTAGCGGAACGGCTACAAAAAGATATCCCTGAGCCAGATGCCATTTTTACATTGGCCACACTGTTCGCAGGAAGCGAACTTTCATCTTTACAGGGAATGCTTCATGATCCAACAAAATCAATCAACAGCACAGAACCCGACAATCACGCTCGCCCTTGACGGTGAAGCTATTCCGCTGAAAAACATCAAAGTTAATTCGTCCATTCAATTTCAAGACAAAGACCAGTCCGGTCAAACGTCCAGCACATCCGTAGCAGAGCAAGGCATTAAGCCGCAAGAGTTGCGCATAACGGGCGTGATTAATTTTATTGATGAAAAAATCCTCACGCGCTTATTTACATTAGCGAGAGCCACCGAAAACGGAAAGCTAAAACGTTATCGGGTAGCAAATCACACTGCTAAAGCAATTAATTTTCGCATTGGTACCTTTACCAACAATATTGATGCCAGCGAAATCGACGGGCAAATGGCATGGCAAGTCACATTCACATTAAGAGAGCATTTATCTGTCTCTGAGAAAAAAGACGCCAGAGCAGTAGCACAAGCCAAAGCGAAAAAACAGACGGGCAACCCTAAAGCACCGACAGCTGCGTCAAAAGAAGAAAAAGACGAATTAACATGGTTTGAAAGTACAGTTTTAAAACCAATTGATGATTTTGGGAATAAATAATCATGAAACCAATTAGCCGCTGTTATTTATCCAATGATGAAGTCCATATTGTGGACGCTAAAATCATGCTCGAACTATCAGCGTGTGGTCGTGGGTTTCTGACGGTTGAGACAGAAAATGATTACACAGGTAAATTAGTGCGATTTGATACGGGTTACACAGATTCACTGTATCGATATTTCACTGGGTACGTTGAACGCTCACAACCTGCCGATAATGGCTTTCAAAAATTGTTTGTTCGTGAGCTGGTTGGCCTGTTTGATAAAATGTGGCCATGTTCATTTCAGCACCCAACATTAAAAACCATCACCGACTACTTACAGGAAAATAGCGGCTTAACCTTTATTTTGCCCGATGCAAAATACATCAATACGCCTATTCCGCATTTTACCCACAACGGCACCGGATATCAGCTATTAACTAATTTAGGCGAAGTTTTTAGTATCAGCGATTATGTGTGGTACCAAATGCCAGATGGTAAAGTTTTTGTCGGCAGTTGGGCTGATTCGATGTTTAAATCCGATAGCCACGAAATCCCCGCTGAATTTTCAAAGAATCAATCCGCAGGGAATAGCGCCACTTATCCATTAATCCCCGCCTTACGTGCTGGAACCGTGGTAAATAATCAGCGGGTTAATAAAATTCAGCTTGAAAATGACGATATTACGCTCTACTGGACAGCCGCAAATCCACTGACAGGGAAAGCCGAAAATAAGAGCCCAATTCAAAAACAAATTGATAAAGCTTACCCCGAA
It includes:
- a CDS encoding tail fiber assembly protein, with amino-acid sequence MDTIFEGREPVIDGRVYFSASTLSFFLKQMIDDGSYECIPDDAVLLTDAEKDKYFKQSPPENKVLGAKKGKPVWVDIIITAEQLIAIAEQKKKALLVDAASAIAPLQDAVDLGIATDKETSSLNVWKTYRVDLNRVDTTTAPDIEWPVKP